A window of the Ciconia boyciana chromosome 35, ASM3463844v1, whole genome shotgun sequence genome harbors these coding sequences:
- the LOC140645579 gene encoding LOW QUALITY PROTEIN: antigen WC1.1-like (The sequence of the model RefSeq protein was modified relative to this genomic sequence to represent the inferred CDS: substituted 1 base at 1 genomic stop codon): MYFFLLNLSVLDLGSISTTVPKALANSCSAGFASLRLVGGGSRCDGRVEISQRGTWGRVLDDQWDVQEASVVCRQLQCGQAEASYNPPKPERGTGPVGLXGVRCAGHETKLTLCNTSLPESALVAGVAEDVGVICWGSRRVRLVNGAGRCAGRVEIYYQGSWGTVCDDGWDLSDAAVVCHQLGCGGAVEAASSARFGEGSGQIWLDGVTCSGDEAALWDCPARPWGQHDCGHKEDAGVICSEFLALRLQNSDGCSGRLQVFYNGTWGSICSKSMTLDTVSLACKELGCGDGGSLETRLPYGRVSGPAWLDNVQCGKKTSSFWQCPSTHWDLHSCDDLREEIHITCNGARPEISPEPLAPCPNSTSCTDREKIRAVGGEDGCSGRVEVWHRGSWGTVCDDSWDMRDAEVACRQLGCGPAVSALNEAAFGMGQGPIWLEQVECRGTEPSLQDCWARPGDGGACRHKEDAAVRCSATPRTAASPTQAGPTRGPLKNSGRVSMPIIICIILGALLCLLLALLAGQVLRARSGRRGSRRAQELFPEAVYEEIGYSPVWEKQARFGRSGSYAEESLTQLQPYPGDTEEEDGLGSAPDVLVVPGGDPADGYDDAKEVPDFGEGAERGQGAWEMPRVPEEEAGPRDALGGARLRSRRSAGVPGAEGDTSSLSLGSMGYDDAEEVSVAHPHEDTKAVTPQLGAQQSLSPRPGEPIPAVQLGAARREESSVQLGEL, translated from the exons atgtacttcttccttctCAACCTCTCTGTCCTCGACCTGGGTTCCAtctccaccactgtccccaaagCCCTGGCCAATTCCT gctCAGCCGGCTTTGCATCCCTGCGGCTGGTGGGTGGAGGGAGCCGGTGTGACGGGCGAGTGGAGATCTCGCAGCGCGGGACGTGGGGCAGAGTCCTGGATGACCAGTGGGATGTGCAGGAGGCCAGCGTGGTGTGCCGGCAGCTGCAGTGCGGACAGGCAGAGGCATCCTACAACCCCCCAAAGCCTGAGCGAGGGACGGGCCCCGTAGGGCTGTAAGGGGTCCGGTGTGCAGGGCATGAGACCAAGCTGACCCTCTGCAACACCTCCCTGCCCGAGAGTGCACTGGTGGCAGGGGTTGCAGAGGACGTGGGAGTCATTTGCTGGG GGAGCCGGCGGGTCCGTCTGGTGAACGGGGCTGGGCGCTGCGCCGGGAGAGTGGAGATCTACtaccagggcagctgggggaccgTCTGCGACGATGGCTGGGACCTGTCTGATGCTGCTGTTGTTTGCCACCAGCTGGGCTGTGGAGGGGCAGTGGAGGCGGCCAGCTCTGCTCGGTTCGGGGAAGGCTCCGGGCAGATCTGGCTGGATGGCGTGACCTGCTCTGGGGACGAAGCTGCTCTCTGGGACTGCCCTGCCAGGCCCTGGGGGCAGCACGACTGCGGGCACAAAGAGGATGCGGGAGTCATCTGCTCAg AGTTCCTGGCCCTGAGGCTGCAGAACAGCGATGGCTGCTCTGGGCGCCTGCAGGTTTTCTACAACGGGACGTGGGGAAGCATTTGCTCCAAGTCGATGACTCTTGACACGGTGTCGCTGGCATGCaaagagctgggctgtggggacgGAGGATCCCTGGAAACACGCCTGCCCTATGGCAGGGTGTCTGGCCCTGCGTGGCTGGATAATGTGCAGTGTGGGAAGAAAACCAGCTCCTTCTGGCAGTGTCCCTCCACTCACTGGGACCTGCACTCATGCGACGACCTGCGAGAGGAGATCCACATCACCTGCAATG ggGCACGCCCAGAAATATCCCCGGAGCCATTGGCCCCATGCCCCAACTCCACGAGCTGCACAG ACAGGGAGAAGATTCGTGCCGTGGGAGGCGAGGACGGGTGCTCGGGCAGAGTGGAGGTGTGGCACCGTGGCTCCTGGGGGACGGTGTGCGACGACTCCTGGGACATGCGGGATGCCGAGGTGgcgtgcaggcagctgggctgtggtcCTGCGGTGTCTGCCCTGAATGAGGCTGCATTTGGGATGGGGCAAGGCCCCAtctggctggagcaggtggagtGCCGCGGGACGGAGCCATCCCTGCAGGACTgctgggcccggcccggggaTGGCGGTGCTTGCCGGCATAAGGAAGACGCTGCTGTGCGCTGCTCAG ctacACCCAGGACAGCAGCATCCCCAACCCAAGCAG GTCCCACCCGGGGCCCTTTGAAGAACAGCGGGCGAGTCTCCATGCCCATCATCATCTGCATCATCCTGGGAGCacttctctgcctgctcctggccctCCTGGCTGGTCAAGTGCTAAGGGCCAGGTCGGGACGCAGAG gctccCGGAGAGCTCAGGAGCTCTTTCCCGAGGCCGTGTACGAGGAGATCGGTTACAGCCCAGTGTGGGAGAAGCAGGCAAGGTTTGGTCGCTCAG GCTCCTATGCAGAGGAGTCCCtgacccagctgcagccctaccctggggacaccgaggAGGAGGATGGTCTGGGATCAGCACCAG aTGTCCTTGTTGTGCCTGGAGGTGACCCAGCAGATGGCTATGATGATGCCAAGGAGGTTCCTGACTTTGGGGAGGGTGCTGAACGTGGGCAGGGAGCTTGGGAAATGCCCAGGGTGccagaggaggaagcagggccCAGGGATGCACTAGGAG GGGCCCGCCTGCGCTCCCGGAGAAGTGCTGGGGTCCCTGGAGCTGAAGGAGACACCtcgtccctgtccctggggagcaTGGGCTATGATGATGCTGAAGAGGTGTCTGTGGCACATCCCCATGAGGACACAAAGGCTGTGACACCGCAGCTTGGTGCACAACAGTCCCTGAGCCCCAGGCCAGGAGAGCCCatccctgctgtgcagctgggtgcagccaggagggaggagagctctgtgcagctgggagagctgtga